A stretch of DNA from Drosophila virilis strain 15010-1051.87 chromosome 5, Dvir_AGI_RSII-ME, whole genome shotgun sequence:
CAAATGATTGCAGATATGCCCACCATCTATGTACCCTTGGGGTaaggttaatttttttgatacttGCTTTCAGGGAGTTGCAATCTGtatgcacaataaatttttgaccaTGTAAATAATGGCGGAAGTGTCTTACTGCGTTGTAAACTGCGAGGGTCTCAAGCTCGTATGAATGATATTTTGCTTCAGCCATTGTCGTACATTTGCTGTAATATTCAATGACTCTGGGTCTATTTTCTATCTTGTGCATTAAAATAGCACCATATCCAATAGAACTTGCGTCTGTATGTAATTCAATTGGCTTTAGTGGatcgaaaattgtcaaaacGGAGTCATTAGTCAAAATTGATACGATTTTTTGACGAATTTCCTCATATTCCGGCTTCcagacaaatttattattcttggAGGTGAGATTATATAAAGCTTTCATCTGCTCAGAAAATTTTGGTACGAATTGCCTAAAATACGAGGCTAGGCCTATGAATTGTCGCACCTGCGTTACTGACTGCGGTGACGGCAATTCGGCCAACGCTTGTATCTTGCGTGGATTTGGTCGAATTTGACCCGCTTCAACCAAGTATCCTAAATATTCTATGCTTGTTTTCAAGAACGAGCATTTTGTAATATTAAATGAGAATCCAGCTCTAGACAAGTTTTCCAAGACCGTTTGTAGCCTTTCAAGTGCCTCTTCCTTTGTCTTCGCTAGAATTAACACGTCATCTATATAGACGATGGCATACGTTTGAGCCAAATCACCCAATGCTCTCACGATTGCGCGCTGGAAAATCGAGGAAgcattttttaatccaaaaggCATGGCCAAAAATTCATACTGTCCTTCTGGCGTGACAAAAGCAGTGCGCTCGATAGAGTCTGGGTGTATTGGAACTTGGTAAAAACCACTTGCCATGTCTAAACTGGAGAAATATTCGCCTTCACTCAGTCTATTAATTTGATCAGAAATCAAAGGCAGCGGATATTTGTCAGCGACCGTATTAGCATTCAGTTCCCGATAATCGACACATAGTCGATCGGttccatttttctttcttaccaTCAGCATTGGGCTTGCAAATGGAGAGCAACTAGGACGTATAACGTTTGCGtctaacaattcttttactttatttcgcacgacttctttttcttctatgcTTAACCTATACGGACGCCTTTGTACAGTTTTATTTGGGTCAAGCAGGCGGATTTCAAGTTCACCCGTAGTCACTCGCGTTTGAGGaataccctcaataaatttatcagcatagttttgcaataattctaGCAGACGATTCTTATCAGTGTTGCTTAATGCTCTATCGTTATTCAGATGCTCTACGTAACTTATATCTGGCACTTTTATTAGTACATCaacagttttggttttgtacatttcaaatttgtcggCCTCGATGGAGACTCCAAAGCCTAATCCGAGTATATCACGGCCTATCAATACATCGTATTTCAAAAACTTATCCATTATtacatgaaataatatttctaaggAGTACTGATCAATTTTAACAGTAGCCAAGATTTGCATAGTGCTATACACAGGATTTTCTCCAATACCCCTCAAaactatcaaattattaattctttttccgGAAAATTTCTCGGCACAACTCTCTCTGATGAGCGTACATTCCGCTccagagtcaaaacaaaatggaacgAGCTCACCAGATTGACGCAGGATTCCTTTTGGCTCGGACACACAACAGATGTTTATACGCTTGTCATGTGATCCAACACCGCTCGTAGAAACTCCTTTCGTACATGAAGACGCAATGTGGCCAGCATCGCCACATTTGAAGCAGGTAACGGCAGATCGAACTTTAGGTAATGCTGAGTTTTTTGACACGTTGCCTTCTTCATACTTCCTCTTGCGACATTCGACCATTTTGTGTCCGAGGTTTCCACAATGATGACATTTAATGCCATATGTTTTCGATCTCTTGCGATCTGGTTCCATTGGGATATTTGGCTGTAGACCTCCATTTGACCTTCCATAAGCATAGGCCTTCAGATGCTGTTGCATCTCGTCTtgacttttaatattagtCGTATATAACATACGTTGCAGACTTTTGTCGATTTTCGATGTATGTGCCAAAACAACTGAGACTGCAATTTCCTCCATGTTCGCTGTCTTCCATTTGGATAAAAGTGAGGTCACAAGACGGCTCGCATATACGGAGAGGCATTCGCCATCATTCGGtcggccattaaaaatgttcattaaagTTGCCGCCGATGTTTCCATTCCCACGAAacgttgcaaaaacaattccttAAAATTTTGCCAGTTCATTCCAGTATAGCATATTTGAGAAAGCCAGGGCGAGGCGCTTCCTTTTAGGGAGCCGCTGAGGGTCATCACCAGTGTACTGCCCTCAATAGGATTATCGTCAAGTATTATGTCCACAGTTTTGCACCAGGCATTTGCATCTGCGCCTGCAATGTCCGGGTTGAACTTTGGCAACGAGATGCTCTTCTTTGTTGAGGATGCTGAATTTGACATCTGCATTGCTTTAATAATCTCAagaatatttcgattttgagaTTCCAAAAGCTGACGCCACGAATCGTCAGAATTGCCTCGTGGAGGGGCATCGcctaatcccacttctgatgtcggaacagagaaatcactttctttgcaattaggcatactggcagtacagcaagtcccgagtgtcgttatagtcacaaaataattatatttttaggagcgagcacgtctgttctctatgacttccacttttagaatgaataattttcatcgtcctcgagcatactactcatgctcttgtcattctatattcttctctgacttttagtactgttagtgaacattcaacactatagcaaactggacgttatacaacacactcgggccatgctcggcagagactatctttttttgtctcacaccatgctttcagtagcaaccctaatacaagtaggacagttatgttaaatagcagtaccttctgtcaaattctctgattcttactaacacttaatcgttagcattcaaaataatactcacaataatttattggatacacgacatatatatatttaatttatataccctATTTATTCAATATGTTAAGGGCGCACTCTTTGAGCccaattaaatattcttgatcagtattcAAAACCGAGCATTTAATGTCAGTCtagatatttgtatatgtatttgtttgtttactaataaaaaaaaaaaaaacagtttctAAGTCAACTTTATAAAACTTGTCATAGGTCAGATActatatagataaatagatGCTAATATCTAAGCGCTGCTAAAGGAAATCATGTTAAAAGACGATAAAATGTTCTTtacattaacaaaaaaaagggaaatcCTTTTGtgattttcaataaaatattactCTGAAAATCGAATTACTAAATAATTATAGGGTGTTTTTTCGGCCTTAAAGGCCTTGACATTTACTTTTATAAGAAATACATTataacatattatatatttatttattgaaacaaGATTTGCTGACTAAAGTTAGccgcttttaaatatttagacaTGCTTTTCGtctatttaaataattcttgTGTGTAGTAGTTGTTCATACCCATTTAGTCAGTTTCTTGTGTACAGGGTAGGCAAAAGGGCAATTGCgccattattttaattaaagacCATGGCATTAATTGTAGAAAGAAactaattttgatttttattaaaaacaaattgggtAGCAAAACGAGTTTTTCGCATACGAATCGCATAACAAATGAACTGGTTCAATAGAACTGCAAATAAAGAACAAATGAACTAACTTACCATGGCGAAGCCAGATAACAGGGCGGACGTCTTGCTGGAGGCCTTCAGCTTGGCTCGGCTGAGCTGTAGCTTACGCCAGGAGAGGTAGGTGGGCGAGTGAAGATCTTCGCCGGACTGCGACATGCTGCTGCGTCCAATTCGCCGTGGCTGAAAACGAGAGAATTTATGCTCTTGATACGTGCGCAATTGATATGGATATGCACTGGACGAGGACTGTACTATGGAACTGGCTGGCCCAGCAAAatgcggcagcggcggcggaggCGAAGGTTGGGACGATAGCTGCGCGTTGAAGCGACGCGAGCTCGCGTGCGGCGAATTCGAATGCAAATTGCTGTAGTTGAGATAACGCGTCGAATCAAGGTAGCTGCTCGGCCCCGATTGGGTGTAACGACTGAGATTGTTTGCGCTCTGCGTTTGCTGcgcctgttgttgctgctgctgctgttgctgctgctgctgatgatgttgttgctgttgctgctgctgctgatgctggtTGCTCAGTCTAAGAGGTCGACACGAGTCGCACATGCTGTAGTCGCCATGGCAGTGGTGGCTGGTAGCAGCGGTCGCCGTTGCAGCCGCCGTGTAAGCATCCACACTGGCCGCCAGCCTGGCCGTTGCATGCAGCGCACTGGCCAGCGCAAAGCGTCTGTTCGCCGTTGCGGCAGGCATTGGGCAGCGACCAGTGGCGGCCAATGGCAATGCCAGCGGCTGTGTgccattctctctctctgcttcCTGGGTTAACGGTGTGTCTAGCGTCTCGCTGCTCTCAGTGCGCTCAGTCGAAGTCGGCGCGCTGCCATCGAACGAGCTCTGCTGGTGGTTGAGCAGCAGACTGCTGTGGCTGAGATTTGTGCGAGCATAGCGTAGATTTGAGTACATGCTTTTCAAGTGGAGAGGCAGCAGCTGTTCGCTCTCTGCACGCTGCACGGGATCACGCGAACGTCTACGTTCACGTTCACGGCCT
This window harbors:
- the Orai gene encoding calcium release-activated calcium channel protein 1 isoform X1, which gives rise to MRSDCDEVPLKPPRRQKLQLPLQEQQQDKERGRERERRRSRDPVQRAESEQLLPLHLKSMYSNLRYARTNLSHSSLLLNHQQSSFDGSAPTSTERTESSETLDTPLTQEAERENGTQPLALPLAATGRCPMPAATANRRFALASALHATARLAASVDAYTAAATATAATSHHCHGDYSMCDSCRPLRLSNQHQQQQQQQQHHQQQQQQQQQQQQAQQTQSANNLSRYTQSGPSSYLDSTRYLNYSNLHSNSPHASSRRFNAQLSSQPSPPPPLPHFAGPASSIPRRIGRSSMSQSGEDLHSPTYLSWRKLQLSRAKLKASSKTSALLSGFAMVAMVEVQLDKDTGVPPGMLVAFAICTTLLVAVHMLALMISTCILPNIETVCNLHSIALVHESPHERLHWYIETAWAFSTVLGLILFLVEIAILCWVKFYDLSTTAAWSAVVVLIPVMIIFLAFAVHFYRSLVTHKYEVTVSGIRELELLKEQMEQDHLEVNNARNNGFNYGASGDIV